A window from Podospora bellae-mahoneyi strain CBS 112042 chromosome 1 map unlocalized CBS112042p_1, whole genome shotgun sequence encodes these proteins:
- a CDS encoding uncharacterized protein (COG:I; EggNog:ENOG503NYIQ), with protein sequence MPSRPVSRASRTSRSKLRPSLDPHVSRPPPSAPHPPRSFREHFFHSITPYSGPYQVAFLEIEVPVRSPRHFSRIKRNGSYALKLDTVLFAVYYPTDNSDLPRSERRSLHRRSRTPLSRVPWLSRPRAETCKGYARFFNVPYIPITAYMAATSMFTKLPVLRNGKISSRWPPAVEEDEEEKVTTENIPPAKGGIEAKEEQENGNSLSQNTLVDGGEACEADKQDGKPKFPVIMFSHGLGGSRTLYSSICGELASFGFVVVALEHRDGSGARTFVNKAGSDPDLDSQGLDRSPGPPKDEKKQHKKNSGRDKPYYKVDYIFPKDNAQDTSPHNSRGVDTELREAQIEMRMAEIEEAFHVLQLINNGKGDAVRTRNLRKKGNVGASSLGLDGIDWDEWTERLYLENVTMMGHSFGGATSVQALRSERLDWLSQGILLDAWGPATPESTERERLRKPILSVGSEAFMHWTENFERVERTCHEARDGGAPCWMTTIRGSTHLSQTDFAVLYPKWMSVFMKTIVSSKRAIYLTVHSALEFLKITLPPQQTRFQKSWADDQLLSKADPGMEIELDNRPNDKWVAARLRIPHEFRQRLKRTVKPKKKSNVPRDASGKPLKGLASWGVGQEIWCHQRPEQDVLDRYMEENGWSPQ encoded by the coding sequence ATGCCCTCAAGACCTGTATCCCGAGCCTCCCGAACTTCCCGCTCAAAATTACGTCCCTCCCTCGACCCCCACGtctcccgccctcccccatcagcacctcacccaccccgcTCCTTCCGCGAACACTTCTTCCACTCCATAACCCCTTACTCAGGCCCCTACCAAGTCGCCTTCCTCGAAATTGAAGTTCCCGTCCGATCACCCCGTCATTTCAGCCGCATCAAGCGCAATGGGTCCTACGCCCTCAAGCTCGACACCGTCCTCTTCGCCGTCTACTACCCCACCGACAACTCTGACCTCCCACGCAGCGAGCGGCGGAGTCTCCACCGCAGGTCCAGAACACCATTATCCAGAGTCCCTTGGCTTTCTCGACCCAGAGCGGAGACATGCAAGGGCTATGCGAGGTTCTTCAACGTGCCGTATATTCCCATAACGGCGTATATGGCTGCGACGAGTATGTTTACCAAGTTGCCTGTTTTGAGAAATGGGAAGATCTCGTCACGGTGGCCacctgctgttgaggaggatgaagaagagaaggttACTACGGAAAATATTCCTCCTGCGAAGGGCGGTATAGAGGCGAAAGAGGAGCAAGAAAATGGAAATAGTTTGAGCCAGAATACACTTGTAGATGGCGGGGAAGCCTGTGAGGCAGATAAACAAGATGGCAAGCCAAAGTTCCCGGTGATCATGTTCAGCCATGGTCTTGGCGGGTCCCGAACACTGTACAGTTCTATATGTGGAGAACTGGCTAGCTTTGGCTTCGTGGTTGTCGCTTTGGAACATCGCGACGGCAGTGGTGCCAGAACGTTTGTCAACAAGGCTGGTTCCGACCCAGATCTCGATAGTCAAGGCCTTGACAGATCGCCCGGGCCACCaaaggacgagaagaaacAACATAAGAAAAATAGTGGACGGGACAAGCCGTACTACAAAGTCGACTATATCTTCCCCAAAGATAACGCCCAAGATACTTCACCACACAACTCGCGTGGCGTTGATACAGAGCTTCGTGAAGCCCAGATTGAAATGAGGATGGCTGAAATCGAGGAGGCTTTCCACGTCTTGCAGCTTATAAACAACGGAAAGGGAGATGCTGTGCGCACAAGGAACCTTAGGAAGAAAGGGAATGTCGGTGCCAGCTCACTGGGGCTCGATGGGATCGACTGGGATGAATGGACAGAGAGGCTTTACTTGGAAAATGTGACAATGATGGGTCACAGCTTCGGAGGCGCGACCTCAGTGCAGGCCTTGAGGTCCGAAAGACTTGATTGGCTCTCCCAGGGCATCCTACTTGACGCATGGGGTCCGGCAACTCCTGAGAGCACGGAGCGGGAACGGCTTCGGAAACCGATACTATCTGTCGGGAGCGAGGCGTTCATGCACTGGACGGAAAATTTCGAGCGCGTCGAGCGAACATGCCACGAGGCCCGTGACGGAGGTGCTCCATGCTGGATGACGACGATACGAGGATCAACACACCTGTCCCAAACTGACTTTGCTGTTCTTTATCCAAAGTGGATGTCAGTGTTTATGAAGACCATTGTGTCTTCGAAACGGGCCATATACCTGACGGTACACTCGGCACTTGAGTTCTTGAAAATAACGCTGCCACCACAACAGACCCGATTCCAAAAGTCCTGGGCAGATGACCAACTTCTCAGCAAGGCCGATCCCGGGATGGAGATCGAACTGGACAACCGGCCAAATGACAAGTGGGTCGCTGCCCGGCTGAGAATTCCCCACGAATTCAGACAGCGGCTCAAGAGGACTGTcaagccgaagaagaagtccAATGTCCCACGGGATGCCTCGGGAAAGCCCCTGAAAGGTCTTGCCAgctggggggttgggcaGGAAATCTGGTGCCATCAACGCCCTGAGCAGGATGTGCTTGACCGGTACATGGAAGAAAACGGTTGGTCGCCTCAGTAA
- a CDS encoding uncharacterized protein (EggNog:ENOG503P1BV; COG:S), with protein MANFGRVVCVALPFLLTLASLISLLVAGLAGVADKSLYMFQVNTTNLSIDPLTAANLISKATGGKDVETVFNDAVNDALNTRQDTQTTNITAADLSLYDLYDVGLWGYCYTPQNGSRECTRPAFDWATNVLNTTTGDLNSMLTLTGQNVTLPKEITDAVKAFSTVSKWTQVVFIISYVALGVALFFGLFANCSRAFSCITWLLAAFAAVAVCASAALATATAVVVVGAVEGSAKIYGVRADFNTRFLAAVWIAAAFALAAALFWVFTICCCAPEKRSGHKRNRSSDEGEKLMGTGPYQRLDQPQGYQGYQQQWPAATAGNGGYGRQTGGAYEPYSHSRV; from the coding sequence ATGGCCAACTTTGGGCGCGTCGTCTGCGTCGCCCTCCCCTTTTTACTaaccctcgcctccctcatATCCCTCCTCGTTGCCGGCCTCGCGGGCGTAGCCGATAAGTCGTTGTACATGTTTCAAGTAAACacaaccaacctctccatcgaCCCCCTCACAGCCGCCAACCTCATCTCCAAAGCCACCGGCGGCAAGGACGTCGAGACGGTCTTCAACGACGCCGTAAACGACGCCCTCAACACCCGCCAGGacacccaaaccaccaacatcaccgccgccgatcTTTCTCTCTATGACCTCTATGACGTTGGGCTTTGGGGCTACTGCTACACGCCTCAGAATGGCTCAAGGGAGTGCACCAGGCCCGCCTTTGACTGGGCCACTAACGTCCTGAACACCACCACTGGCGACCTCAACTCCATGTTGACCCTCACTGGTCAAAAcgtcaccctccccaagGAAATCACCGACGCGGTCAAGGCCTTCTCTACCGTCTCCAAATGGACCCAAGTCGTCTTTATCATCTCCTACGTCGCCCTTGGCGTGGCTCTCTTCTTTGGCCTGTTTGCCAACTGTTCCAGGGCATTTAGTTGCATCACCTGGCTGCTCGCCGCTTTCGCCGCTGTTGCCGTCTGCGCCAGTGCCGCGCTCGCGACTGCCACCGCTGTCGTGGTCGTCGGAGCGGTAGAGGGCTCGGCTAAGATCTATGGTGTTCGCGCCGACTTTAACACCAGGTTTCTGGCCGCGGTGTGGATCGCTGCTGCGTTCGCTCTTGCGGCGGCGCTGTTCTGGGTGTTTACCATTTGCTGCTGTGCGCCCGAGAAGAGGAGCGGTCACAAGAGGAACAGGAGcagtgatgagggggagaagcTTATGGGTACCGGGCCGTACCAGAGGTTGGATCAGCCGCAGGGGTATCAAGGTTATCAGCAGCAGTGGCCTGCGGCTACCgctgggaatggggggtATGGAAGGCAGACGGGCGGTGCGTATGAGCCGTATTCTCATAGCAGGGTTTAA
- a CDS encoding uncharacterized protein (EggNog:ENOG503P5Q3) produces MDILFSAYGSGPLPKAALEEVERRTEELLKSDTFKHLGKKSKLDQLQETYPPSVPYSATSQGSLPSLQLPRFDSPPTDRSTPMLSPETKGVTLQSLSITIPRSPESHSPCPGTGEEDSGSETPTANLVSPHKQVKFLSPGNDEEAMSDQSSICQSPSWETYGQRKREKKLEAERRKKEKLLAEKEAKASKKRTTARLSKLPPSVSTLNTGARTTGFISPERSMSDPSLITQHSLLHLQTVQRPEGSGKAASTDNLQPSRCHFLASSDIVNGDNAVRPKTATQIAIHNTPGDSHLELRRSISEGPLPNVAAIPSSLSLHQDGRVPRDMCPPSASRTPMLRHMSPSAHTRSNSLPQTAASQSRGRDGHKINLTSAGLADEEALANSKPQPSSRSSSSNPRHSRRSSFTQDAKAAAMKLIGRRGTSATRSDNTIDTQPSGIEADYFGNANHPPASGSSPIESHETATRIPPSTSHSTGSSGGFLMTSASQSKRSRSLKDAAKAALSIGKRPQLQTSATTHIAGPPYLSFRDRKQSKVSMSQEVGSPSVQDEPPILTSVTSVSQPGAPGSVASNGTTSQTGSRASEGSSTSTCSTFEDGSSLVSQTITPDTSRPQSSGGDSALENILTQKDPNFQGTDNTQSARSSKSTTPRPGNPENSGISSGGDDDWWNKEAMPVDQDNDAQSFMTSRSTFDDTDEPSPNSSNNTAELPLRNRTEGLESQLGLARKLQSADPSGSPTYPTPLPGSSVAPAVVIPPRSMKRNLSISDSGHTSPYTERNTETAPAHYGPVEDVATRPLKREGANRKQKRELRTREYGSNQSAWHGNEHSAEPHALYMSTDLPSPPLPPRSGTRKSKPVMAAEFQIPSSPYSEDFPGDDSVFGPSSHVEPSPHPSTRFTHHSAARPSSQPRTHSAPILSPAPISALRPHTPSPLTSQGAQNSGGASKPGLVSILKPPKHSEISLSAPTSPGQPPTLSALPRHMQLKPGTSSRTPSTVTESRMAPIAKMFVECCSCKFYHDMPSKIYECMAKPDAVVEDRNLGISGAITTAVKCPWCQHSMSTGCCAGYAAVVYLKEKLH; encoded by the exons ATGGACATCTTGTTTTCTGCTTATGGCTCTGGGCCACTCCCCAAGGCAGccttggaggaggttgagcgcCGGACTGAGGAATTGCTCAAGTCTGACACGTTCAAGCATCTGGGGAAAAAGTCCAAG CTGGACCAGCTACAAGAAACCTACCCTCCCTCCGTGCCATATTCTGCTACCTCCCAAGGAAGCCTCCCAtctctccaactcccgcGCTTCGACTCACCGCCTACGGACCGCAGTACCCCGATGCTAAGCCCAGAAACCAAGGGTGTTACACTACAATCACTTTCTATCACTATCCCACGATCCCCCGAAAGCCACTCACCGTGCCCCGGCACTGGCGAGGAAGACAGTGGATCAGAAACACCGACGGCAAATCTTGTATCTCCGCACAAGCAGGTCAAGTTTCTGTCTCCGGGCAACGACGAGGAAGCCATGTCAGATCAGTCGTCAATCTGCCAATCTCCCAGCTGGGAGACCTACGGCCAgcggaagagggagaagaagctcgaaGCCGAACGCcggaaaaaggaaaagctGCTAGCGGAGAAGGAAGCGAAGGCGTCGAAGAAACGTACCACTGCAAGACTCAGCAAACTCCCGCCGTCCGTTAGTACGCTGAACACCGGGGCACGAACAACTGGCTTTATCAGTCCAGAGCGCTCCATGTCTGATCCGTCTCTGATCACACAGCATTCACTGCTGCATCTCCAAACAGTCCAACGACCTGAGGGCAGCGGAAAGGCGGCGTCTACCGATAATCTTCAACCAAGCAGGTGTcacttcctcgcctccagcGATATTGTGAACGGAGACAATGCTGTTCGGCCCAAGACGGCCACTCAAATCGCCATACACAATACTCCCGGAGATTCGCACTTGGAACTGCGGAGATCTATTTCGGAGGGGCCTCTTCCGAATGTTGCAGCCATTCCATCGTCACTTTCACTACATCAGGATGGCCGGGTTCCAAGAGATATGTGTCCGCCTTCAGCCTCTAGAACACCAATGCTAAGACATATGTCTCCGTCCGCCCATACGAGAAGCAACAGCCTACCTCAGACGGCGGCTTCGCAGTCCAGAGGCCGCGATGGGCATAAAATAAATCTGACATCGGCAGGGCTGGCTGATGAGGAAGCGTTGGCGAACTCCAAGCCACAACCTTCATCAAGGAGTAGCTCAAGTAACCCTAGACATTCGCGACGCTCCTCATTCACCCAAGACGCCAAAGCGGCAGCCATGAAACTCATTGGCAGAAGAGGCACATCTGCGACACGGAGCGACAACACGATAGACACCCAACCGTCAGGCATCGAGGCCGACTACTTTGGCAATGCAAACCATCCCCCCGCCTCAGGCTCAAGTCCCATAGAATCACATGAAACTGCGACCCGCATTCCTCCCTCTACATCTCACAGCACTGGAAGTTCTGGGGgcttcttgatgacctcTGCTAGCCAGAGTAAAAGATCCCGAAGTCTCAAAGATGCGGCGAAGGCAGCACTGAGCATTGGGAAAAGACCTCAGCTCCAAACAAGCGCAACGACACACATAGCAGGCCCGCCATATTTGTCATTTCGAGACCGTAAGCAGTCAAAGGTGTCCATGTCTCAGGAAGTGGGCAGTCCGAGTGTTCAGGATGAGCCACCCATCCTGACATCAGTA ACCTCTGTATCTCAGCCTGGGGCACCTGGTTCTGTGGCCAGTAACGGAACAACAAGTCAAACAGGAAGCCGCGCTTCCGAAGGCTCGTCGACTTCAACTTGCTCCACCTTCGAAGACGGATCCTCTCTTGTATCGCAAACAATCACCCCGGACACATCCAGGCCTCAGTCTTCTGGGGGTGATTCTGCATTGGAGAACATTTTGACTCAAAAAGATCCCAATTTCCAAGGGACCGACAACACACAGTCTGCAAGGTCGAGTAAATCGACTACGCCTCGTCCTGGGAATCCAGAAAATTCTGGAATAAGTtcaggtggtgatgatgactggtGGAACAAAGAGGCCATGCCAGTCGATCAAGATAATGATGCACAGTCTTTCATGACGTCTCGCTCAACTTTTGATGACACGGATGAACCTTCGCCAAACTCGTCGAACAATACAGCTGAGTTACCACTCAGGAACAGGACTGAGGGCTTGGAGTCTCAACTAGGCCTGGCAAGAAAACTACAATCGGCAGACCCATCTGGTTCACCAACCTACCCTACCCCGTTGCCGGGATCCTCTGTTGCACCTGCCGTTGTGATACCGCCTCGATCCATGAAACGGAATCTTTCCATTTCTGATTCAGGCCACACATCTCCGTACACTGAGAGAAACACAGAAACTGCCCCAGCTCACTATGGTCCCGTTGAAGATGTTGCCACCAGACCTTTGAAGCGTGAGGGCGCAAATCGAAAGCAAAAAAGGGAGTTGAGGACTCGGGAGTATGGGAGCAACCAGTCTGCCTGGCACGGAAACGAGCACTCTGCCGAACCACATGCTTTGTATATGTCGACAGATTTACCCagcccacccctcccccctagATCAGGGACCCGAAAAAGCAAACCTGTTATGGCTGCTGAGTTTCAAATACCATCGAGCCCTTACTCAGAGGACTTCCCTGGGGACGATAGTGTTTTTGGTCCCAGCTCTCATGTGGAGccatcacctcacccaaGCACCAGGTTTACACATCATAGCGCCGCCAGACCATCATCGCAACCTCGAACACACTCTGCTCCAATTCTGTCTCCTGCGCCTATCTCAGCGCTGAGACCGCATACTCCATCGCCGCTTACTTCCCAGGGCGCACAAAATTCAGGTGGCGCTTCTAAACCTGGACTGGTATCTATCCTGAAGCCACCAAAGCACTCAGAGATATCATTGTCTGCACCGACATCGCCAGGCCAGCCCCCCACCCTGTCCGCACTGCCGAGACACATGCAACTGAAACCCGGCACCTCCAGTCGTACGCCGAGTACCGTCACAGAGTCACGGATGGCTCCCATAGCCAAAATGTTTGTCGAGTGCTGCAGCTGCAAGTTTTACCACGACATGCCATCCAAAATCTACGAATGCATGGCGAAACCGGACGCGGTGGTCGAGGACAGAAACCTGGGGATATCGGGAGCGATTACCACCGCAGTGAAATGCCCATGGTGCCAACATAGTATGAGCACCGGTTGCTGCGCGGGTtatgctgctgttgtctaCCTCAAGGAGAAGTTGCACTAG
- the MTM1 gene encoding Carrier protein, mitochondrial (EggNog:ENOG503NTYN; COG:C; BUSCO:EOG09262JAT): MGMLSSEAQTPDFRQNYNRMAGHASPSVVVDTSTDPVEITTVQKMLSATSGSLITGLLVTPLDVVRVRWQAQGLSKPPPQPLTADFSKLSLSSPTPFRPSSLGVTACCREVFFANNNSEICVVGPRVHGAGATAIDCAVEHTQQRTFNSTFDGLRKIARNEGITTLWRGLSPTLVMAVPANIIYLTGYDWLRLNPASPIQRTSVRDDMAPLVAGITARMVAAAVVSPIELFRTRMQAAQGGSSSEHLAETLRGVKDMVNTHGYRSLWRGLTLTLWRDVPFSGMYWWGYETIRGKLTDARERGRSTTLEMDLDRDAQRSSKARARRRSQSRENHADTFTDSFVAGAASGAFASVATMPFDVGKTRTQVFRDSGTLAKSAVGNAAVAPEEQSMGRLLWHIFRTEGMGGLFKGCVPRTLKVAPACAVMISSYEVGKRVFRGVNERRMLKEVGGGEEPAAAA; the protein is encoded by the exons ATGGGGATGCTTTCTAGCGAGGCGCAAACTCCCGACTTCCGACAGAACTACAATAGGATGGCTGGCCATGCCTCGCCATCGGTCGTAGTTGATACTTCAACTGATCCGGTCGAGATCACGACCGTACAGAAGATGCTCTCGGCCACATCCGGTAGCTTGATCACTGGTTTGTTAG TAACACCTCTCGATGTAGTGCGAGTACgatggcaagctcaaggcctTTCtaagccaccaccacaacccctaACCGCCGACTTTTCCAAGCTCTCACTCTCGAGCCCCACGCCCTTTCGACCATCCAGCCTAGGCGTGACAGCCTGCTGCCGCGAAGTCTTCTTCGCAAACAACAACTCCGAAATCTGCGTCGTCGGTCCTCGGGTTCACGGAGCCGGTGCCACAGCAATCGACTGCGCCGTCGAGCACACCCAGCAACGAACCTTCAACTCCACCTTTGACGGTCTCCGCAAGATCGCTCGCAATGAAGGTATCACCACCTTATGGCGCGGTCTCTCCCCGACCCTCGTTATGGCCGTCCCTGCCAATATCATCTACCTAACCGGCTACGATTGGCTCCGTCTTAACCCCGCCTCCCCAATACAGCGCACCAGCGTCCGCGATGACATGGCCCCCTTGGTAGCAGGAATTACAGCACGCATGGTTGCGGCCGCCGTCGTTTCCCCCATCGAGCTGTTTCGCACTCGGATGCAAGCCGCGCAAGGCGGTAGTTCCTCTGAGCACCTTGCCGAAACCCTCCGCGGAGTCAAGGACATGGTCAACACCCACGGGTACCGCTCTCTCTGGCGCGGGTTGACACTCACGCTGTGGCGGGATGTCCCCTTCTCGGGTATGTACTGGTGGGGATACGAAACCATTCGCGGGAAACTCACCGATGCCCGTGAGCGCGGGAGGTCGACAACTCTGGAAATGGACCTCGATCGTGACGCGCAGAGAAGCTCCAAGGCTCGcgcgaggagaagaagccaaagcaGGGAGAACCACGCGGATACTTTCACGGATAGTTTTGTTGCCGGCGCCGCCTCGGGTGCGTTTGCATCAGTGGCGACGATGCCTTTTGATGTAGGCAAGACAAGAACACAAGTATTCAGGGACTCGGGGACATTAGCCAAGTCGGCGGTGGGCAATGCGGCAGTGGCACCAGAAGAACAATCGATGGGGAGACTGCTGTGGCACATCTTCCGGACggaagggatgggagggttgTTTAAGGGTTGTGTACCGCGCACGCTGAAGGTGGCGCCGGCATGTGCGGTCATGATCAGCAGTTATGAGGTGGGTAAGAGGGTGTTTAGGGGGGTGAATGAAAGAAGGATGTtgaaggaggttggcggtggggaggaaccagctgctgctgcttga
- the pzh1 gene encoding serine/threonine protein phosphatase Pzh1 (EggNog:ENOG503NUEW; COG:T) codes for MGNQSSKESGSSAKGAANGDRTGPEGFQSYPSFSRSDTRESSRSFRSLRSKIPGSNRTDSPRSSALIVNGDANEKADVTGGRSARSSQSRVSRADSIPSPSSPSSVDTAVPASPVADDLPPPSPIQSASMKAGYHDVSAAQASGEVDHVSDQPPSGAGSSALPAQPAGQSILVKRDDAVNLVNNSPHESGKEDAGVTMSEIKDIDLDDFIKRLLDAAYAGKVTKGVCLKNAEITAICHRAREVFLSQPALLELDAPVKIVGDVHGQYTDLIRMFEMCGFPPNSNYLFLGDYVDRGKQSLETILLLLCYKLKYPENFFLLRGNHECANVTRVYGFYDECKRRCNVKIWKTFVDTFNTLPIAAIVAAKIFCVHGGLSPALSHMDDIRNIARPTDVPDYGLLNDLLWSDPADMESDWESNERGVSYCFGKKVIVDFLAANDFDLVCRAHMVVEDGYEFFTDRVLVTVFSAPNYCGEFDNWGAVMSVSTELLCSFELLKPLDSNALKNHIKKGRNKRNQILNSPPASVYPQSV; via the exons ATGGGCAACCAATCCTCCAAGGAGTCCGGATCGTCGGCCAAGGGTGCCGCTAATGGCGACCGGACCGGCCCTGAGGGCTTCCAGTCGTATCCTTCGTTCAGCAGGTCCGACACCAGAGAGTCATCTAGGTCTTTTCGCTCCCTGCGCTCCAAGATCCCAGGGTCCAACAGGACAGACAGTCCTAGGAGCTCGGCACTCATTGTGAACGGTGATGCGAACGAAAAGGCGGACGTTACAGGTGGCAGGAGCGCAAGATCGTCCCAGTCACGCGTCTCACGTGCCGATTCTATCCCGTCCCCCAGCTCACCGTCATCGGTCGATACTGCCGTGCCGGCTTCTCCCGTGGCTGATGACCttccgccgccctcgccgatACAATCCGCGTCCATGAAGGCGGGATACCACGATGTCTCGGCTGCGCAGGCCAGCGGGGAGGTGGACCACGTTTCGGACCAACCGCCCTCGGGTGCCGGCAGTTCAGCCCTTCCTGCACAACCGGCAGGCCAGTCCATCCTGGTGAAGCGCGATGACGCTGTCAATTTGGTTAACAACTCACCCCATGAGTCTGGAAAGGAAGATGCTGGAGTCACCATGAGTGAGATCAAGGATATTGACCTGGATGATTTCATCAAGCGCCTTCTCGATGCCGCCTACGCCGGCAAAGTCACAAAAGGAGTGTGTCTCAAGAATGCCGAAATCACGGCGATCTGCCATCGGGCTCGGGAAGTTTTTCTTTCCCAGCCTGCCCTTCTCGAGCTGGACGCGCCCGTCAAGATAGTAGGAGACGTGCACGGCCAGTATACCGACCTGATTCGGATGTTCGAGATGTGCGGGTTtcccccaaactccaactACCTGTTCTTGGGCGACTACGTGGATCGTGGCAAGCAGTCTCTGGAGACCATCCTGCTTTTGCTCTGCTACAAGCTCAAGTACCCCGAGaacttcttcttgctgcGTGGAAATCACGAATGCGCCAATGTCACGCGCGTATACGGGTTCTACGATGAGTGCAAACGGAGATGCAACGTGAAGATTTGGAAGACATTCGTCGACACGTTCAACACGCTTCCCATTGCGGCTATCGTCGCTGCCAAAATCTTCTGTGTCCACGGAGGACTTTCGCCGGCTCTCAGCCACATGGACGATATCAGGAACATTGCTAGGCCTACCGATGTCCCTGACTACGGCTTGCTCAACGACCTTTTGTGGTCTGATCCGGCAGACATGGAGTCAGACTGGGAGTCAAACGAACGCGGTGTCAGTTATTGCTTCGGGAAGAAGGTCATCGTTGACTTTTTGGCCGCCAATGACTTTGATCTTGTTTGTCGCGCCCACatggttgttgaagacggCTACGAATTCTTCACGGATCGTGTTCTCGTCACAGTCTTCAGCGCTCCCAAC TACTGTGGCGAATTTGACAACTGGGGTGCCGTTATGTCGGTATCAACCGAACTTCTTTGCAGCTTTGAGCTGCTCAAACCTCTTGACTCTAATGCACTCAAGAATCATATTAAGAAGGGGCGGAACAAGCGCAACCAAATCCTTAACAGCCCT CCTGCGAGTGTGTATCCTCAGAGCGTCTGA
- a CDS encoding uncharacterized protein (EggNog:ENOG503PFJ2), which produces MNVSGESHHPLDRFSNVSSLYGPENMGGWLCILLSLFVTWTFNPKYSRSNTISPDFIIALTIPAVAAGHVYNLIFFQAPSSSTSSLKTLLTSSDISSQQFSSALEAPLTVCETFSGFGLALFGLATWKGQMKRALIVLVVTAFTWSPEWAIVIKTGWNVPIDESNMVRPFCHNFDVPVITGIMTTLIVAVALAVLSQITSLASHQCDILFNASSSNATQERIPLYTIQKWLDLARVKLALTVKGWFDAIWPVISIPFLVIQVAIIILGGATETKYMSSNQSLTLRLSIAFPKISYKIDELDQAVCLFLGHVTLVFSLWDALKGSLKERVATHRSREEQEENE; this is translated from the exons ATGAATGTTTCCGGTGaaagccaccaccccctcgacAGATTCAGCAATGTGTCTTCCCTCTATGGACCAGAGAACATGGGCGGCTGGCTctgcatcctcctctccctctttgtTACATGGACGTTCAACCCCAAATACTCCCGCTCCAACACCATCTCGCCTGACTTCATCATAGCACTCACCATCCCAGCGGTGGCAGCTGGCCATGTGTACAATTTGATCTTCTTTCAagcaccatcttcatcaacctcgaGCCTCAAGACTCTGTTGACAAGCTCCGACATATCTTCTCAACAATTTTCATCCGCCCTTGAAGCGCCATTGACAGTGTGCGAGACATTCTCTGGCTTCGGCCTCGCACTTTTTGGGTTGGCAACTTGGAAGGGCCAGATGAAAAGGGCGTTAATagtgctggtggtgactgCTTTTACTTGGTCGCCAGAGTGG GCCATAGTAATCAAAACCGGATGGAATGTACCAATCGACGAGAGCAACATGGTGAGGCCCTTCTGTCATAACTTTGACGTACCGGTCATAACCGGTATTATGACAACTTTAATCGTTGCTGTTGCGCTGGCAGTCTTGAGTCAAATTACTTCACTTGCGTCCCATCAGTGCGACATTTTGTTCAACGCCTCCTCGTCAAATGCCACGCAGGAACGCATTCCATTATACACAATACAAAAATGGCTCGATCTTGCAAGAGTCAAATTAGCCCTCACAGTTAAGGGTTGGTTTGATGCTATATGGCCTGTCATATCTATTCCCTTTCTCGTCATCCAAGTGGCCATCATTATTCTGGGTGGAGCGACCGAAACCAAGTACATGTCGAGCAATCAGAGCTTGACTCTCAGGCTATCTATAGCTTTTCCGAAAATCTCTTACAAAATTGATGAGCTTGACCAGGCAGTTTGCTTATTTTTAGGCCATGTTACCTTGGTGTTCAGTTTGTGGGATGCTCTCAAAGGCAGTCTCAAAGAGCGGGTGGCAACGCACAGAAGTCGAGAAGAACAGGAGGAAAATGAGTAG